Proteins encoded together in one Pseudomonas sp. Seg1 window:
- a CDS encoding DUF2235 domain-containing protein, with protein sequence MSGYVPNPPKNHRYAEAEPVDIHAQRWAEYEKHSKEPAPEPEKIGIALRIGVFFDGTGNNANNTAAGLLCGAQHPIAPEDIPASCKPYMRDPDSSYGAGPTNVKKLHSLYKKTQKAESDGSIKYISRPIYVEGIGTESNQKDNLLGSGMGRGDTGVAGRVQESFTQIQRTIEQVLQDYPDSEIASLIFDTFGFSRGAAAARHFSNEVVRSTRGPLGNLLNRNARDFSRSFDSHYGSGIKMGFIGLFDTVPSIAGFTNFGRVKSPIAPGVKLYLDRQFFPDVVHLVARDECRANFALSRVKPAHPEYTFPGVHSDIGGSYLDEVEECVLVSPMQTLDVPRYIDVSTTSIYQDAARVKAQWIAKGWPAHFLEIVTPASFEIPQEHQEKLSPGQKRVYAALQLKRPVSGKLSRIYLRVMHQLAKEKGVQFSDVPEDDEFSIPEELQSLCDRFLAGDYKTTLEDESLLRLKYIHTSANWNHPLGRTDGSGIDAVYINAPTEDAVRVQHPHIPDWKLW encoded by the coding sequence TTGAGTGGCTACGTTCCCAACCCCCCGAAAAACCATCGTTACGCCGAAGCCGAACCCGTCGACATCCACGCCCAGCGCTGGGCGGAATACGAAAAGCACAGCAAAGAGCCCGCGCCAGAGCCCGAGAAAATCGGCATCGCGTTGAGGATTGGCGTGTTCTTTGATGGCACTGGGAATAATGCGAATAACACGGCGGCTGGATTGTTGTGTGGTGCGCAGCATCCGATTGCGCCGGAGGATATTCCGGCTAGCTGCAAGCCGTATATGCGGGATCCGGACAGCAGTTATGGGGCCGGCCCCACCAACGTTAAAAAATTACATTCTTTGTATAAAAAGACCCAAAAAGCTGAAAGCGATGGCTCTATCAAGTACATCTCGCGCCCAATTTACGTCGAAGGTATAGGCACTGAAAGCAATCAGAAGGACAACTTGCTGGGTTCCGGCATGGGGCGAGGTGATACGGGGGTGGCGGGGCGTGTGCAAGAGTCCTTCACTCAAATACAACGAACCATTGAACAGGTTCTGCAAGATTATCCCGATAGTGAAATCGCCTCTCTGATCTTTGATACGTTTGGTTTTAGTCGTGGAGCTGCGGCAGCACGGCACTTCTCAAATGAAGTGGTGCGGAGTACGCGAGGTCCTTTGGGAAATTTGCTGAACAGAAATGCTCGAGATTTTAGCCGCAGCTTTGATAGCCATTACGGAAGCGGCATCAAAATGGGATTTATCGGCCTTTTCGATACGGTGCCTTCCATTGCCGGCTTCACCAATTTTGGTCGGGTGAAGAGCCCTATCGCTCCTGGTGTGAAGCTCTACCTGGATCGCCAGTTCTTTCCAGATGTTGTTCATCTCGTAGCCAGAGATGAATGTCGTGCAAATTTCGCACTTAGCCGAGTGAAGCCAGCCCATCCGGAGTACACCTTTCCTGGCGTCCATTCAGATATCGGCGGCAGCTACCTCGACGAAGTCGAGGAGTGCGTGCTGGTCAGTCCTATGCAAACACTTGATGTTCCGCGGTATATCGATGTTTCAACCACGTCGATCTATCAAGATGCTGCACGCGTTAAAGCTCAGTGGATCGCAAAAGGATGGCCCGCTCACTTTTTGGAAATTGTCACACCTGCCTCCTTCGAAATCCCGCAGGAGCACCAGGAAAAGCTGTCGCCGGGACAGAAACGCGTATACGCCGCTCTTCAACTAAAACGCCCGGTAAGCGGTAAGCTTTCAAGGATCTATCTTAGAGTCATGCATCAACTGGCCAAGGAAAAAGGCGTCCAATTCTCCGACGTACCTGAAGATGACGAATTCTCAATCCCTGAAGAACTTCAATCCTTGTGTGATCGATTTCTCGCGGGTGATTACAAAACCACTCTCGAGGACGAGTCGCTGCTGAGGCTCAAATACATCCATACCTCCGCTAATTGGAACCATCCCCTCGGAAGAACAGATGGAAGTGGCATTGACGCTGTATACATCAATGCTCCGACAGAAGACGCTGTCCGTGTACAACACCCACACATACCTGATTGGAAGCTTTGGTAA
- a CDS encoding DUF2931 family protein, with the protein MKAMIALLGVLLLAGCQTGSSDTGANDPKSPWWELGFVEPDYMKVWVEDSSVLDIKNMMFFRVGGKSAAGGEPEDGTESARGWGAVSGSGMPVSGADLPRMIFVRWQSISEQKTYKGFIEIPEEARQLMVKSTHQRCSETPERTARYMATLYVGLAPGGVLQAWVRDSCHRPIKVAHAQGEIEPLGPQQGKHGDRYAYPVSEKAKLYIEKYGIPYGSW; encoded by the coding sequence ATGAAAGCAATGATCGCCTTGCTCGGCGTTTTACTATTGGCGGGATGCCAAACCGGAAGCTCCGACACCGGTGCGAATGACCCTAAATCTCCTTGGTGGGAGTTAGGGTTTGTTGAACCGGATTACATGAAAGTATGGGTAGAAGACAGCTCGGTTCTGGATATCAAGAACATGATGTTTTTCAGAGTAGGCGGGAAGTCAGCCGCCGGAGGTGAGCCCGAAGATGGCACAGAGTCTGCGCGTGGCTGGGGAGCCGTTAGTGGTTCTGGAATGCCAGTGTCTGGCGCCGATCTTCCAAGAATGATCTTCGTACGTTGGCAGTCCATATCAGAGCAAAAAACCTATAAAGGCTTCATAGAAATTCCGGAAGAAGCGAGGCAGTTGATGGTGAAGTCAACACACCAACGCTGCTCGGAAACTCCAGAAAGAACCGCCCGATACATGGCGACACTGTATGTGGGGCTAGCTCCCGGCGGTGTGCTCCAGGCTTGGGTCAGAGACTCGTGCCACCGCCCAATCAAAGTTGCCCATGCCCAAGGCGAGATCGAACCGCTCGGCCCGCAGCAGGGCAAGCACGGTGATCGATACGCCTATCCAGTGAGTGAAAAGGCCAAGCTCTATATCGAGAAATACGGCATTCCGTATGGGAGTTGGTAA
- a CDS encoding DUF2931 family protein, with translation MKQLITMLCMFLVLGCQATDPLSVKNDPKSEWWELAFVEPDYMKVWVENSSVQDITGKIFHKTGSGTAAGGEPEDGTESARGWTGGVGGSGKRVVGADLPVRIWVRWQSIVEQKTWQASVDVPEEARQLMVSSVNQRCPQTPDQEARFMGSVYLGLAPGGVVQVWVRDSCNHPVKVARVQAEIDPLGPSQGKNQGRYAYPVSEKSERYIQKFGIPYGSW, from the coding sequence ATGAAGCAACTCATTACGATGCTGTGCATGTTTCTGGTCTTGGGTTGCCAGGCTACTGATCCACTTTCGGTTAAGAACGATCCGAAATCCGAGTGGTGGGAGTTGGCCTTTGTTGAGCCGGATTACATGAAAGTCTGGGTAGAAAACAGTTCTGTTCAAGACATCACCGGCAAAATTTTCCACAAAACTGGTAGCGGCACCGCTGCGGGTGGAGAACCTGAAGATGGCACAGAGTCAGCCCGTGGGTGGACGGGAGGGGTAGGCGGCAGCGGGAAGAGAGTCGTGGGGGCAGATCTGCCCGTCCGTATTTGGGTTCGTTGGCAATCGATTGTGGAACAGAAGACGTGGCAGGCTTCGGTGGATGTTCCTGAAGAGGCCAGGCAGTTGATGGTGTCTTCCGTCAATCAGCGTTGCCCGCAAACACCGGATCAAGAAGCTAGATTCATGGGTTCGGTCTATCTGGGATTAGCCCCCGGTGGAGTAGTGCAGGTTTGGGTCAGAGATTCGTGTAATCACCCGGTTAAAGTCGCACGCGTCCAAGCCGAGATTGACCCGTTGGGGCCGAGTCAGGGCAAGAACCAAGGGCGTTACGCATATCCCGTGAGTGAAAAGTCTGAGCGCTACATCCAGAAATTCGGCATTCCATATGGAAGTTGGTAG
- a CDS encoding DUF2931 family protein, with amino-acid sequence MKTLVILLGALIMAGCQPADPLSAKNDPKSDSWELAFTEPYYMKVWVEDSAVEDINGKLFRRTGGGTAAGGEPENGKESARGWHAVGGASKAVIGADLPKRIYVRWQSIVEPQTYKVWVDVPEDARQLMVKSVNQRCPETPEEQAVYSASIYLGLAPGGVVQIFVRDSCHRPIKVGKAQAEIEPLGPSQGKNQGRYAYPVSEKSKRYIEKFGIPYGSW; translated from the coding sequence ATGAAAACTCTTGTAATCTTGCTGGGCGCGCTAATCATGGCGGGCTGCCAACCTGCTGATCCTCTGTCAGCGAAAAACGATCCCAAATCTGACTCGTGGGAGCTCGCGTTCACCGAGCCCTATTACATGAAGGTATGGGTTGAAGACAGCGCCGTCGAAGACATAAACGGCAAGTTGTTCAGACGCACCGGGGGAGGCACAGCCGCAGGTGGGGAACCAGAAAACGGTAAAGAGTCCGCACGAGGCTGGCACGCTGTGGGCGGTGCCTCAAAAGCGGTGATTGGTGCTGATCTACCCAAGCGCATTTATGTACGTTGGCAATCCATTGTTGAACCGCAGACGTATAAGGTTTGGGTCGACGTGCCTGAAGATGCGAGGCAGTTGATGGTGAAATCAGTGAATCAGCGGTGCCCTGAAACGCCGGAAGAGCAAGCCGTTTACAGCGCATCTATTTACTTGGGTTTGGCTCCAGGAGGCGTTGTTCAGATTTTTGTTCGGGACTCGTGCCATCGCCCCATCAAAGTGGGTAAGGCCCAAGCCGAGATCGAACCGTTAGGCCCTAGTCAGGGCAAGAATCAAGGACGTTACGCATACCCGGTTAGTGAAAAATCCAAGCGCTATATCGAGAAGTTCGGCATCCCTTACGGAAGCTGGTAA
- a CDS encoding YbaK/prolyl-tRNA synthetase associated domain-containing protein — protein sequence MHPMFDRLVALLDARSASYRVLMHDAEGQSARVAEIRGTEPGQGAKAMLCSLKGQAEPYALVILPGDQKLDMKKVGAALGGKKAELVKAETAMELTGCRIGAIPPFVFDERIQLIVDPALTTRYAEIAFNAGRLDASMVLDTKDYLAIAMPRLLDISQA from the coding sequence ATGCATCCCATGTTCGATCGCCTCGTGGCACTACTCGATGCCCGCTCAGCCTCCTACCGGGTGTTGATGCACGATGCCGAGGGCCAGTCGGCGCGCGTCGCCGAAATCCGTGGCACCGAGCCCGGCCAAGGCGCGAAGGCCATGCTTTGCTCCCTCAAGGGTCAGGCCGAACCCTATGCACTGGTGATCCTGCCGGGCGACCAGAAGCTGGACATGAAGAAAGTCGGCGCAGCCCTGGGCGGGAAAAAAGCCGAACTGGTAAAGGCCGAAACCGCCATGGAACTGACCGGGTGCAGGATCGGCGCCATCCCTCCTTTTGTTTTCGATGAGCGGATTCAATTGATAGTCGATCCGGCATTGACCACCCGCTACGCTGAAATAGCCTTCAACGCGGGCCGGCTGGATGCGTCGATGGTGCTCGACACGAAGGACTATCTGGCGATTGCCATGCCTCGATTGCTGGATATCAGCCAAGCCTGA
- a CDS encoding TSUP family transporter yields MVDIVILCVFAFAAGLIDAAVGGGGLIQIPALFNVLPTAQPAALLGTNKVAAACGTAFAARSFVRKVVIDWGLVIPAACAAFVMAFFGAATVSFVPQSMIRPAVLVLIVLMAIYTFWKKDFGALHKPMRIGTKEKLLAIVIGGAIGFYDGLFGPGTGSFLIFLFIRCFAFDFLHASASAKLVNIATNVAALMFFIPTGNVLYLIAIPMAAFNILGALTGTWLAVHKGVPFVRALFLVLLVILISKLSYDLFL; encoded by the coding sequence ATGGTCGATATTGTCATCCTTTGCGTGTTCGCCTTCGCCGCCGGCCTGATTGATGCGGCGGTGGGCGGCGGCGGACTGATCCAGATTCCCGCGCTGTTCAACGTGCTACCTACCGCTCAACCGGCGGCGCTGCTGGGTACCAATAAGGTCGCGGCCGCCTGCGGCACCGCATTCGCGGCCCGGTCCTTCGTGCGCAAGGTGGTGATCGACTGGGGTCTTGTGATCCCCGCTGCCTGCGCGGCTTTTGTCATGGCTTTCTTCGGAGCCGCCACGGTGTCGTTCGTACCCCAGTCGATGATCCGGCCGGCGGTGCTGGTGTTGATTGTATTGATGGCGATCTACACCTTCTGGAAAAAGGATTTCGGCGCCCTGCACAAACCCATGCGCATCGGTACCAAGGAAAAACTGCTGGCGATCGTCATCGGCGGTGCCATCGGTTTCTACGATGGTCTGTTCGGTCCCGGCACTGGCAGCTTCCTGATCTTCCTGTTTATCCGCTGCTTCGCCTTCGACTTTCTCCATGCCTCGGCATCGGCCAAGCTGGTGAACATCGCGACCAACGTAGCGGCACTGATGTTCTTCATTCCGACGGGTAACGTGCTCTACCTGATCGCAATCCCCATGGCGGCATTCAACATCCTGGGCGCGCTCACCGGCACCTGGCTGGCGGTTCATAAAGGCGTGCCCTTTGTCCGGGCTCTCTTCCTGGTGTTGCTGGTGATTCTGATCAGCAAACTGTCCTACGACCTGTTCCTGTAA
- a CDS encoding TauD/TfdA family dioxygenase, which translates to MSKLDKEIGKVAACVDEVIHEWLEKKSVTSIRREIPQIHLSLEEQRTLQVGLASLDVTDSASGIRHMPVLGQLLESILCTEKIQQLRNFPKSREVAMIVRGLPLDPQLPATPYDLEPGIENLSTLAGAILSVLQTLQTRPLAYEGESSDTVFRHVSPKQKRETEKSSYGSRADLDMHVDNPHLPLTCEPVSQLSACPEYLSLTGLRCELDVPTRIVAIDEVLAILPAWVEEELSRPKFTVRRPASFGKQGNVLENVPLLYRGATDGLYCRYNKASVETTCANAQFALQLFAAAANHSDVVHHILLQPGDMLIFKNQQTLHARDGFTPRYDGRDRWMLRVFGVNDPARVVPLDPHQPYIVRA; encoded by the coding sequence GTGTCGAAGCTGGATAAAGAAATCGGGAAAGTCGCAGCTTGTGTTGATGAAGTCATTCATGAATGGCTGGAAAAAAAATCAGTGACGTCGATTCGACGGGAGATACCGCAAATTCATCTGTCGCTCGAAGAACAACGCACACTTCAGGTCGGTCTGGCATCGCTGGACGTGACCGATAGCGCCTCGGGTATCCGCCACATGCCGGTCCTGGGGCAGTTGCTGGAAAGTATCCTGTGCACCGAGAAAATCCAGCAGCTACGCAACTTTCCAAAGTCCCGTGAAGTGGCGATGATCGTCAGGGGGTTGCCGCTGGACCCGCAATTGCCCGCCACGCCCTATGACCTGGAGCCGGGTATCGAGAACCTGTCGACGCTGGCCGGGGCTATTTTGTCCGTGCTGCAAACGCTGCAAACCCGTCCACTGGCGTACGAGGGTGAAAGCAGCGACACCGTGTTCCGTCACGTTTCGCCCAAGCAAAAGCGAGAGACCGAAAAGAGCTCCTATGGCTCGCGCGCGGATCTGGACATGCATGTCGACAACCCTCACCTGCCTTTGACCTGCGAACCCGTCTCGCAGTTGTCGGCCTGTCCGGAGTACCTGTCCCTGACCGGCCTGCGCTGCGAGCTCGACGTACCGACGCGTATCGTCGCCATTGACGAGGTGCTGGCCATTCTGCCGGCCTGGGTCGAAGAAGAATTGTCACGGCCGAAATTCACCGTTCGCCGGCCGGCCTCCTTCGGCAAACAGGGGAATGTGCTGGAAAACGTCCCCTTGCTGTACAGAGGCGCAACCGATGGCCTGTATTGCCGCTACAACAAAGCGAGTGTCGAAACGACCTGCGCCAATGCGCAGTTTGCTCTCCAACTGTTCGCCGCCGCCGCCAATCATTCCGACGTCGTGCACCACATACTGCTGCAACCAGGCGACATGCTGATCTTCAAGAACCAGCAAACCCTGCATGCCCGGGATGGTTTTACACCCCGCTACGACGGCCGTGATCGCTGGATGTTGCGCGTCTTCGGGGTCAATGATCCGGCACGCGTGGTGCCGCTGGACCCTCATCAACCCTATATAGTCAGAGCCTGA
- a CDS encoding LysR family transcriptional regulator — MALNMLGELEAFATVARKRSFVAAARTLGRSPSALTRAVQALEESVGLKLFNRSSNAVSLTEAGECLLHHAYKMLDLQREVDEDLSGLSGLASGWIRFSAPEILGNGVLPRLIAQYCERYPDVNIDVIFTDEIIDPAKSKLDFSIRGAFPQSSELIGFALWSYSRYLYASPGYLARHGIPDSIEALDSHSLILHTAPRILKEWNFRSEQQAISFRVHPKFRFSSGLAVFQAALAGVGIARLADWMAEPEVEAGRLLRVCPEYKLTSSSGESPQMHAVYPAGNLPLRVKALMEMIRGLGESLECKRGSALI; from the coding sequence GTGGCATTGAATATGTTGGGGGAACTTGAAGCCTTCGCGACCGTGGCTCGCAAGCGCAGCTTCGTCGCCGCGGCACGGACTCTGGGGCGCTCCCCCAGCGCACTGACCCGCGCCGTTCAAGCCCTGGAGGAAAGTGTGGGGCTCAAGTTGTTCAATCGCTCGTCCAATGCCGTGAGCTTGACCGAAGCGGGTGAATGCTTATTGCACCACGCGTACAAAATGCTCGATCTGCAACGTGAGGTGGATGAAGACCTCTCCGGTCTCAGCGGTCTGGCCTCCGGCTGGATCCGTTTTTCCGCCCCCGAGATTCTCGGAAACGGGGTATTGCCCCGGTTGATCGCGCAGTACTGTGAGCGTTATCCAGACGTCAACATCGATGTGATTTTCACCGATGAGATCATCGATCCGGCCAAGAGCAAGCTGGACTTCTCGATTCGCGGCGCGTTTCCACAATCCAGCGAATTGATCGGCTTTGCGCTCTGGAGTTACTCACGTTATCTGTATGCCAGCCCCGGCTACCTGGCGCGCCACGGCATACCCGACTCCATCGAGGCACTGGACTCGCATTCGCTGATCCTGCATACCGCGCCACGGATTCTCAAGGAGTGGAATTTTCGCAGTGAGCAGCAGGCCATCAGCTTTCGGGTTCATCCAAAATTTCGTTTCAGCTCCGGTCTGGCGGTATTCCAGGCAGCCCTGGCAGGCGTCGGGATCGCCCGCTTGGCGGACTGGATGGCGGAGCCCGAAGTGGAGGCGGGGCGCCTTCTGCGGGTTTGTCCTGAGTACAAACTCACCTCCAGCAGCGGTGAGAGCCCACAGATGCACGCGGTATACCCGGCCGGAAATTTACCGCTGCGGGTGAAGGCATTGATGGAGATGATCCGTGGCTTGGGTGAAAGCCTCGAATGTAAACGCGGGTCAGCACTGATATGA
- a CDS encoding isochorismate lyase — protein MEVINHLQPEACAGMEEIRREIDALDQAVIRLLGKRFHYVLAASKFKTSATSVRAPERFKAMLLTRREWAEAEGLNPDAIEKMYSDLVNHFIAEEMKHWAAQQADT, from the coding sequence ATGGAAGTCATCAATCATTTGCAGCCAGAAGCGTGTGCAGGCATGGAGGAAATCCGGCGCGAGATCGATGCCCTTGATCAGGCTGTCATCCGGCTGTTGGGCAAGCGCTTTCACTACGTACTCGCGGCCTCGAAGTTCAAGACCTCGGCGACTTCAGTTCGTGCGCCAGAGCGGTTCAAAGCCATGCTATTAACTCGACGCGAGTGGGCAGAGGCGGAGGGCCTAAATCCGGATGCAATCGAGAAAATGTACAGCGACCTGGTGAATCACTTCATTGCAGAAGAGATGAAGCACTGGGCTGCTCAACAAGCTGACACGTGA
- a CDS encoding glutathione S-transferase produces the protein MKLIGMLDSPYVRRVAISAKRLGIDLEHESVSVFRHFEQFQQINPVVKAPTLILDDGVVLMDSTLILDYLEAVSGKSLLPKELSQRAHALRLIGLSLAACEKAVQLYYERNLRPADIQYQPWVERVEGQLAAAFTAFEHELEKTGLPTDGTLTQAGISLAVAWSFTDLVVPDQIDVARYPRIAQYTAYAETLEAFVSTPMT, from the coding sequence ATGAAACTGATCGGCATGCTGGACTCCCCATACGTGCGCCGCGTGGCGATCTCCGCCAAACGCCTGGGGATCGACCTCGAACACGAGTCGGTCTCGGTGTTTCGCCACTTCGAGCAATTCCAGCAGATCAACCCGGTGGTCAAGGCGCCGACGCTGATCCTCGACGATGGCGTCGTCCTCATGGACTCGACGCTCATTCTCGATTACCTCGAAGCCGTCTCCGGCAAAAGCCTCTTGCCCAAAGAGCTGAGCCAGCGCGCCCACGCCCTGCGCCTGATCGGCCTCAGCCTCGCCGCCTGCGAAAAAGCCGTGCAGCTGTATTACGAACGCAACCTGCGCCCGGCCGACATCCAATACCAACCGTGGGTCGAACGCGTCGAAGGCCAACTCGCCGCCGCGTTTACCGCCTTTGAACACGAACTCGAAAAGACCGGCCTGCCCACCGACGGCACCCTGACCCAGGCCGGCATCAGCCTCGCCGTCGCCTGGAGCTTCACCGACCTCGTCGTCCCCGATCAGATCGATGTGGCGCGCTACCCGCGTATCGCCCAATACACCGCCTACGCCGAAACGCTTGAAGCGTTCGTCAGCACGCCGATGACCTGA
- a CDS encoding MurR/RpiR family transcriptional regulator, protein MSRTDQPATDERPADSDLASPPINAERLLQLITEEYEALPRQLKRIASYMSQQSDRIMVDRISDIARECEVHPSAIVRFSQRFGFSGFSEMQALFREAYTHKATPVQNYQQRIRSMIANKSQKASAGDLARECVDATLSGIERLGQELDDAAFEKAVDLVVNADNIYVVGVRRSFAVADYLVYNLQHTNKRIHLVSGLGGSYREQMRSVRANDLVIAISFTPYAKETQHCLRIAQHHQAKTLILTDSNLSPLAKRANTVLLVNEGSSFAFRSLSATLCLCQALFIAVAYRLELKVDEIHEQVGFED, encoded by the coding sequence ATGTCCCGCACCGATCAGCCGGCTACCGACGAGCGCCCCGCCGACAGCGACCTCGCCAGCCCCCCGATCAATGCCGAGCGTCTGCTGCAACTGATCACCGAAGAATACGAAGCCCTGCCGCGCCAGCTCAAACGCATCGCCAGCTACATGAGCCAGCAGAGCGACCGGATCATGGTCGACCGCATCAGCGACATCGCCCGCGAGTGCGAAGTGCACCCGTCGGCCATCGTGCGCTTCTCGCAGCGCTTCGGTTTCAGCGGTTTCAGCGAAATGCAGGCGCTGTTCCGCGAGGCCTACACGCACAAAGCCACGCCGGTGCAGAACTACCAGCAACGCATCCGCAGCATGATCGCCAACAAGTCGCAGAAGGCCAGCGCCGGCGACCTCGCCCGCGAATGCGTCGACGCCACCCTCTCCGGCATCGAACGCCTGGGCCAGGAACTCGACGACGCGGCGTTTGAAAAAGCCGTCGATCTGGTGGTCAACGCCGACAACATCTACGTGGTCGGCGTGCGCCGCTCCTTCGCGGTCGCCGACTACCTCGTCTACAACCTGCAACACACCAACAAACGCATCCACCTGGTCTCCGGCCTCGGCGGCAGCTACCGCGAACAAATGCGCAGCGTGCGCGCCAACGACCTCGTCATCGCGATCAGCTTCACCCCGTACGCCAAGGAAACCCAACACTGCCTGCGCATCGCCCAACACCATCAGGCCAAAACCCTGATCCTCACCGACAGCAACCTCTCGCCGCTGGCCAAACGCGCCAACACCGTGCTGCTGGTCAACGAAGGCAGCTCGTTCGCCTTCCGCTCGTTGAGCGCGACGTTGTGTTTATGTCAGGCGTTGTTTATCGCCGTGGCGTATAGGCTCGAACTGAAGGTGGACGAGATTCACGAACAGGTTGGATTCGAGGACTGA
- the iolC gene encoding 5-dehydro-2-deoxygluconokinase, translating into MGQTRFASGRQLDLICLGRLGVDLYAQQVGARLEDVSSFAKYLGGSSANIAFGTARLGLKSAMLSRVGDDHMGRFLLESLAREGCDVSAIKVDSERLTAMVLLGLKDRETFPLVFYRENCADMALRAEDINEAFIASSKALLITGTHFSTESVYKASIQALDYAEKHNVRRVLDIDYRPVLWGLAGKADGETRFVADRNVSQHVQSILPRFDLIVGTEEEFLIAGGAEDLLTALRNVRRLSNATLVVKLGPQGCTVIHGVIPVRLEDGAIYPGVRVEVLNVLGAGDAFMSGFLSGWIEDATDERCCQLANACGGLVVSRHACAPAMPTRAELDYLFNSPVPITRPDRDETLQRLHQVSVPRKQWKPLFIFAFDHRWQLVELAQKGGRDLASISALKQLFIQAVEHVEADLREQGVEADVGLLADQRFGQDSLNAATGRGWWVARPVEVQNSRPLAFEHGRSIGSNLIAWPQEQIIKCLVQFHPDDEPMLRLEQEAQLKGLYQASQVSGHELLLEVVPPKDLPSAHPDVLYRALKRLYNLGIYPAWWKIEAQSAEEWQQLDALIEERDPYCRGVVLLGLNAPAAALAEGFQQASGSRTCRGFAVGRTIFQEPSRAWMAGEIDDESLIRQVQGTFVELIEAWRKARG; encoded by the coding sequence ATGGGCCAGACTCGTTTTGCCAGTGGGCGTCAATTGGATCTGATTTGCCTCGGGCGCCTCGGCGTCGACCTCTATGCGCAGCAGGTCGGGGCGCGGCTTGAGGACGTTTCCAGCTTCGCCAAATACCTCGGCGGCTCGTCGGCCAACATTGCCTTCGGCACGGCGCGGTTGGGCTTGAAGTCGGCGATGTTGAGCCGGGTCGGCGACGATCATATGGGGCGTTTTCTGCTCGAGTCGCTGGCCCGCGAAGGTTGTGATGTCAGCGCGATCAAGGTCGATTCCGAGCGCCTGACTGCGATGGTCCTGCTCGGTCTCAAGGACCGCGAAACCTTTCCTCTGGTGTTCTACCGCGAGAACTGCGCCGACATGGCGTTGCGCGCCGAGGACATCAACGAGGCGTTTATTGCTTCCAGCAAGGCGCTGCTGATCACCGGCACGCATTTCTCCACCGAGTCCGTCTACAAGGCGAGCATTCAGGCGCTGGATTACGCCGAAAAACATAACGTCAGACGTGTGCTCGATATCGACTATCGCCCGGTGCTCTGGGGCTTGGCCGGCAAGGCCGATGGCGAGACGCGGTTTGTCGCTGACCGCAATGTCAGCCAGCACGTGCAGTCGATCCTGCCGCGTTTCGATCTGATCGTCGGCACTGAAGAAGAGTTTTTGATTGCCGGTGGCGCTGAAGATCTGCTCACCGCGCTGCGCAATGTGCGGCGCTTGAGCAACGCGACGCTGGTGGTGAAGCTCGGGCCGCAGGGTTGCACGGTGATTCACGGGGTGATTCCGGTGCGGCTTGAGGACGGCGCGATCTATCCCGGCGTGCGGGTCGAGGTGCTGAATGTGCTCGGCGCTGGCGATGCCTTTATGTCGGGTTTCCTCAGTGGCTGGATCGAGGACGCCACGGATGAGCGTTGCTGCCAGTTGGCCAATGCCTGTGGCGGGCTTGTGGTGTCGCGCCACGCTTGCGCCCCGGCGATGCCGACCCGCGCCGAACTCGACTATCTGTTCAACAGCCCTGTGCCGATCACCCGGCCGGATCGGGACGAGACGTTGCAGCGCTTGCATCAGGTCAGCGTGCCGCGCAAACAGTGGAAACCGCTGTTCATTTTTGCCTTCGATCATCGCTGGCAGTTGGTCGAGCTGGCGCAGAAGGGTGGGCGCGATCTCGCCAGCATCAGCGCTTTGAAGCAACTGTTCATACAAGCGGTGGAGCACGTTGAAGCTGATCTGCGCGAGCAGGGTGTCGAGGCGGATGTCGGGTTGCTGGCGGATCAGCGTTTCGGTCAGGACTCGCTTAACGCCGCCACCGGTCGCGGCTGGTGGGTGGCGCGGCCGGTCGAGGTGCAGAACTCACGGCCGCTGGCGTTCGAACATGGGCGTTCGATTGGCAGCAATCTGATTGCCTGGCCGCAGGAGCAAATCATCAAGTGCCTGGTGCAATTCCATCCTGACGATGAGCCGATGTTGCGGCTGGAGCAGGAGGCGCAGCTCAAGGGTTTGTACCAGGCCTCGCAGGTCAGCGGGCATGAATTGCTGCTGGAGGTTGTGCCGCCGAAGGATCTGCCGTCGGCCCATCCGGACGTGCTCTATCGCGCCTTGAAGCGCCTGTACAACCTCGGCATCTACCCGGCGTGGTGGAAGATCGAAGCGCAGAGCGCCGAAGAATGGCAGCAACTGGATGCACTGATTGAAGAGCGCGATCCGTATTGCCGTGGCGTGGTGCTGCTGGGGCTGAATGCGCCGGCAGCGGCGTTGGCCGAGGGCTTTCAGCAGGCCAGCGGCAGCCGCACGTGCCGAGGGTTTGCGGTGGGGCGGACGATTTTTCAGGAGCCGAGCCGGGCGTGGATGGCCGGCGAGATCGATGATGAATCGCTGATCCGCCAGGTGCAGGGCACGTTTGTCGAACTGATCGAAGCCTGGCGCAAGGCGCGTGGCTAA